The genomic region tctccttctctttcagcAGCCTCATCTTTTCTTCTGCTACCAAGCTGTGATCCTCGACTATAGCTTTCTTCTCAATCTCCAGCTTTTCTTGTTGCTCCCTCCAATAGTCATCTTTGTCATCTCCTTCATCCTCACCCTCTTCAGtgtcctcctcctcttccccaccctccctcctcctttccctcctctttctTTTGCCAATAGACCGTTTTTCCAACTGTGCCTTGAGTCGAGCAATCTCTTCCTGGAATTCCCGCAGCAGAGCCTCCTTTGGATCCTCGTTCACCTGCGGCTTGTTCTTGATGTTTTTGGCACGGTTGGCATATCTCAGGGTGGTCAGGGTCTCCTCTACATTGTAAGAGGCAGGGCCTATATTGGCCACCATCACAGTTTTGGCATTGCCACCTAATGAGTCCTGAAGCAGCCTGGTCAGCTTGGAGTCCCGGTAGGGTATGTGCGTGCTTTTGCCATCTACCAGGGCAGAGATAACGTTGCCCAAAGCTGAGAGGGACAGATTGATTTTAGTGGCTTCCTTCAGCCTTTCCCCCTGTGCTCCAGTCTTTGCCTGCCGCTCGCTGCCTGCCAGGTCCACCAGGTTGAGCTTCCCCACACGGATGTGGTTCTCTCCATCCAGTCCCAGCTCGCTGCACTCAATCGTGATCTGGAAGATGGCGTGAGATCGAGAGCTGTGCTCGTTCATGTTGGTGGCACCGACGGAGCGGTTCTGGTTTCCCAAATTCATGATGTGCTCTATCTCTTTGACACTTTTCGTGACAATGGTGGTCAAATCCTTAACAAAAACCCCTGTGTCTGGTCTCTCCTTCAACTCCAGCCGCTTGGACTGATCCTTTGATAACAAGTCTCTGATTTCTTCTTGGTAGATTTCCAAATAAGACGCTCTAACTAAGTATTGCTGATTTTGAGATCTAGAGATGTGGGTGAAGATGTGCTCGAAGGAATTGGGGATGACCCCTCTCTTTTCAGGATCACCACGCACCCCTTCCATCGTGTACGTTTTCCCTGTCCCAGTCTGCCCATAGGCAAAGATTGTCCCATTAAACCCTTGCAGAACAGAGTCCACGAGAGGTCTGAAGGTCTCATCGTAGAGTTCGACCTGTTTGGAATTCCAGTCATACACAGCATCAAAGGTGAACGTTTTAGGCAGTTCATGAGCTGATCCTCGTGGATTCTTCACTGAGACCTGCCCTAACTTGACATCCACGTTGACAAC from Haemorhous mexicanus isolate bHaeMex1 chromosome 18, bHaeMex1.pri, whole genome shotgun sequence harbors:
- the KIF3B gene encoding kinesin-like protein KIF3B; the encoded protein is MSKAKSSESVRVVVRCRPMNSKEQTASYERVVNVDVKLGQVSVKNPRGSAHELPKTFTFDAVYDWNSKQVELYDETFRPLVDSVLQGFNGTIFAYGQTGTGKTYTMEGVRGDPEKRGVIPNSFEHIFTHISRSQNQQYLVRASYLEIYQEEIRDLLSKDQSKRLELKERPDTGVFVKDLTTIVTKSVKEIEHIMNLGNQNRSVGATNMNEHSSRSHAIFQITIECSELGLDGENHIRVGKLNLVDLAGSERQAKTGAQGERLKEATKINLSLSALGNVISALVDGKSTHIPYRDSKLTRLLQDSLGGNAKTVMVANIGPASYNVEETLTTLRYANRAKNIKNKPQVNEDPKEALLREFQEEIARLKAQLEKRSIGKRKRRERRREGGEEEEDTEEGEDEGDDKDDYWREQQEKLEIEKKAIVEDHSLVAEEKMRLLKEKEKKMEDLKREKEATEMLSAKIKTMESKLLVGGKNIVDHTNEQQKILEQKRQEIAEQKRREREIQQQMESQDEETLELKETYSSLQQEVDIKTKKLKKLFSKLQAVKAEIHDLQEEHIKGRQEMEQTQNELTRELKLKHLIIENFIPLEEKNKIMNRAFLDEEEDNWKLHPITRLDNQQMMKRPVSAVGYKRPLSQHARTSMMNHTAARYRAENIVLLELDAPSRTTRNYEGPAIAPKVQAALEAALQDEDEIQVDASTFESSSNKKSKPRPKTGRKSVGSASGSGTPTSQLYPQSRGLVPK